A region of Vitis riparia cultivar Riparia Gloire de Montpellier isolate 1030 chromosome 1, EGFV_Vit.rip_1.0, whole genome shotgun sequence DNA encodes the following proteins:
- the LOC117917899 gene encoding uncharacterized protein LOC117917899: MELFRTAKAVTLRSHLDKYLVADDDKETVRQSRNGLSRKAKWLVEGSGHVIRLKSCHGRYLTASDTAYLLGMTGKKVTQTVPGNTSDALIEWEPIRDGFQVKFKTRGGKFLRANGGTPPWRNSVTHDYPNSSATRNWILWDVEPVEVPEVDPVADYLSSLSSFSSISDDLFGSEPASPMSITATEPFGLSSKRIAMELFHNAKAVRLRSHHDKYLLADDDEESVIQDRSGSSKTARWTVELVKDADNIIRLRSCFNKYLTASNQPFLLGMTGRKVLQTRPGRLDSSVEWEPVKEGNRIKLRTRYGNFLRANGGLPPWRNSVTHDVPHRTATQDWILWVVDIVEIQIRSPTAKPPLQSLSHSDSFASASDSSSPSSVSLHPASFSRQESNDSLENSPPKTEGRTIYYHVADDNGNVDDSAGGQYFTLKENGVFELTRRLEEETGLEDIIVCSRSNLNGKLYPLRLQLPPNNATMHVIVIQASSKAARSFAKPGIP, encoded by the exons ATGGAGTTGTTCCGTACAGCCAAAGCCGTCACACTCCGGAGCCACCTAGACAAGTACCTGGTCGCTGACGACGACAAGGAAACGGTTCGCCAGAGCCGAAATGGTTTGTCCCGGAAAGCCAAATGGCTGGTCGAAGGCAGCGGCCATGTCATCCGCCTCAAGAGCTGCCACGGCCGCTACCTCACGGCCTCCGACACGGCCTATCTTCTGGGTATGACTGGGAAAAAGGTGACTCAGACGGTGCCGGGGAATACATCGGACGCGTTAATTGAGTGGGAGCCAATACGGGATGGGTTTCAGGTGAAGTTCAAGACTCGGGGTGGGAAATTTTTGCGAGCGAACGGAGGGACGCCGCCGTGGAGAAACTCGGTTACTCACGATTACCCTAACAGCAGTGCAACACGGAACTGGATTCTTTGGGACGTGGAACCCGTGGAAGTGCCGGAAGTTGATCCAGTGGCGGACTACCTATCCTCGCTGTCGAGCTTTTCTTCGATTTCCGATGATCTCTTTGGTTCGGAGCCGGCGTCGCCGATGTCGATAACGGCCACCGAGCCATTCGGCCTGTCTTCGAAGAGG ATCGCAATGGAGTTGTTTCACAACGCCAAGGCCGTTCGCCTCCGTAGCCATCACGACAAGTACCTGCTGGCCGACGACGACGAAGAGTCCGTTATCCAAGATCGGAGCGGCTCATCCAAGACTGCGCGATGGACCGTGGAGCTGGTCAAAGACGCCGACAACATCATCCGCCTCAGGAGCTGCTTTAACAAGTACCTCACCGCTTCCAACCAACCCTTCCTCTTGGGCATGACTGGTCGCAAAGTCCTCCAGACTCGCCCTGGGAGGCTTGACTCCTCCGTCGAGTGGGAACCCGTAAAAGAGGGCAACCGAATCAAGCTCAGAACTCGCTACGGTAATTTCCTCCGAGCCAACGGAGGGCTGCCGCCGTGGAGAAATTCGGTGACCCATGATGTTCCTCATAGAACGGCTACCCAAGATTGGATCCTTTGGGTTGTCGATATTGTTGAAATTCAGATTCGGTCTCCCACTGCTAAACCCCCGCTCCAATCCCTCTCCCATTCAGATTCTTTTGCGAGCGCATCTGATTCGAGTTCGCCTTCCTCCGTATCATTACACCCTGCCAGTTTTTCAAGACAAGAG TCCAATGATTCCTTGGAGAATTCTCCCCCAAAAACTGAGGGTAGGACCATATACTACCATGTTGCTGATGACAATGGCAATGTGGACGACTCTGCCGGAGGGCAGTATTTCACACTGAAGGAAAATGGGGTTTTTGAATTGACTCGCAGATTGGAGGAAGAGACGGGGTTAGAGGATATCATTGTCTGTTCTCGGAGTAACTTGAATGGAAAGCTTTATCCCCTGCGCTTGCAACTTCCTCCAAACAATGCAACTATGCATGTAATTGTAATCCAAGCATCATCAAAAG CTGCAAGAAGTTTTGCAAAACCTGGGATCCCATGA